In the Nitrosarchaeum sp. genome, one interval contains:
- a CDS encoding cupin domain-containing protein — MKDIPFDFHGAKFTIKVLTSETNGIYTILDVIHPPNLGPALHMHPKGPETFYIIDGEYEFILDDKTIMAKTGDMIFVPKGKPHRFVVGKNGGHALVISPPDLEFYFYKVSELLAKGVVSYETESNIGKKYGQIFLDGAKHWE; from the coding sequence GTGAAAGATATACCGTTTGACTTTCATGGCGCAAAGTTCACAATCAAGGTTCTAACTTCTGAGACAAATGGCATCTATACCATTTTAGATGTAATTCATCCTCCAAATTTGGGGCCGGCATTGCACATGCATCCCAAAGGGCCAGAAACCTTTTACATAATTGACGGAGAGTATGAATTCATTTTAGATGATAAAACAATAATGGCAAAAACGGGAGACATGATTTTTGTTCCAAAGGGAAAGCCGCACAGATTTGTAGTAGGAAAAAATGGCGGCCATGCACTTGTAATTAGCCCACCGGATCTAGAGTTTTACTTTTACAAAGTTAGTGAATTACTTGCAAAAGGAGTCGTATCATACGAGACTGAATCAAACATTGGAAAGAAATATGGCCAGATTTTTTTGGATGGTGCAAAGCACTGGGAATAA
- a CDS encoding nuclear transport factor 2 family protein: MSNIELIKKFYDAFKNKDTEKYPLFCDEKIEWITMDGMPNGGRYVGLEAIFGDYFPGMLKNFSEFHAVTEQFLDVADNVIVIGRYHGISKKGTKFDVPFSHVYQIKDNKITQFRQFTDTKKIQDSLV, from the coding sequence ATGTCAAACATTGAGCTGATAAAAAAGTTCTATGACGCTTTTAAAAATAAAGACACTGAAAAATATCCTCTATTTTGCGATGAAAAAATAGAGTGGATAACAATGGATGGGATGCCAAACGGCGGAAGGTATGTCGGACTAGAAGCAATCTTTGGAGATTATTTTCCTGGCATGCTGAAAAATTTTTCAGAATTTCATGCAGTTACTGAACAGTTTTTGGATGTAGCTGATAATGTTATAGTCATTGGAAGATACCACGGCATCTCAAAAAAAGGCACCAAGTTTGATGTTCCCTTTTCACACGTTTATCAAATAAAAGATAATAAAATCACTCAATTCAGACAATTCACTGATACAAAGAAGATTCAAGATTCTCTTGTTTGA
- a CDS encoding elongation factor EF-2, giving the protein MAKFKSTTEVLRIIKNKEQIRNFSVIAHVDHGKTTMSDSLLAASGIIAPSAAGKALAMDFDKEEQERGITIYQANVTLHFTQKDKEFVINMIDTPGHVDFSGRVIRSLRAIDGATVVCDAVEGIMTQTETVTRMALEERVRPVLFINKVDRLIKELRLTPEKMQETLAGVVSSFNQLVDTYAEPEYKDKWKVSIQDASVTFGSAKDKWAFNVDIMKEKGITFKDVIDAYKNEKVEDLVARAPLADAVLGMVVKHVPPPHVAQKYRIPQIWKGDLESDIGKALLACSDDGPTIMMVVNMVLDPAAGPVAIGRLFSGTIKDGQTINIIDAKREGRVQSVNFFMGNQREQVGELGAGNIPALLGLTEARAGNTISSVKGIPMFEGVKYVSEPVVQVAIEPKHPKDLPKLVEVLKQLTIEDPNLVVKIDEESGETLVAGMGVLHLDVATHRIQDAKVEIITSEPLINYRETVKGTCEPIMSKSPNRHNKIFMKVEPLEPAIAHMLRTGEISDMKDKKVVADLLKGAGWDTDTIKRIMKLDPRGNVMINGTKGVQFIQESTDSINSGFEEVMKEGPLCKEQMRDCKFIFTHFVPHEDTAHRGLSQLGPASRRACMGALLTAGTTILEPMLAIEVRVPTDLVGNVATVLSGKRGKVLDMQQKGAASIIVGEIPASETFTLSEAMRGQTAGRATWNTSFKAWTELPKSIAATAIAEIRKRKGLAPNPPGIEEYIDRE; this is encoded by the coding sequence ATGGCAAAATTCAAGTCAACAACTGAAGTCTTGAGAATCATCAAGAATAAAGAACAGATTCGAAACTTTAGTGTAATTGCTCACGTTGATCACGGAAAGACTACAATGAGTGATAGCTTGTTGGCAGCTTCTGGAATTATTGCCCCCTCTGCAGCTGGAAAGGCACTTGCAATGGACTTTGATAAAGAAGAGCAAGAAAGAGGAATTACAATTTACCAAGCAAACGTAACTTTACACTTTACACAAAAAGACAAAGAATTCGTCATTAACATGATCGATACACCTGGACACGTAGATTTCAGTGGAAGGGTAATTCGAAGTCTTAGGGCAATCGATGGCGCAACTGTAGTGTGTGATGCTGTAGAGGGAATTATGACTCAAACAGAGACTGTAACAAGAATGGCACTTGAAGAAAGAGTAAGACCGGTTTTATTTATCAACAAAGTAGACAGATTAATCAAGGAACTCCGCCTTACCCCAGAAAAAATGCAAGAGACACTTGCCGGTGTAGTGTCTAGCTTTAACCAACTAGTTGACACTTATGCTGAACCTGAATACAAAGACAAATGGAAAGTATCTATCCAGGATGCCAGTGTTACATTTGGTTCTGCCAAAGACAAATGGGCATTTAACGTAGATATCATGAAAGAGAAAGGAATTACATTCAAAGATGTCATTGATGCTTATAAAAATGAAAAAGTAGAAGACTTGGTAGCACGAGCTCCTTTGGCTGATGCGGTATTAGGAATGGTAGTAAAACACGTTCCACCGCCACACGTTGCTCAAAAATATAGAATTCCACAAATTTGGAAAGGTGACCTTGAATCTGATATTGGTAAGGCACTCTTGGCATGCAGTGATGATGGACCAACAATCATGATGGTCGTAAACATGGTCTTAGATCCTGCAGCAGGTCCTGTTGCAATTGGCAGATTATTTTCTGGAACAATAAAAGACGGACAAACAATAAACATCATTGATGCAAAAAGAGAAGGAAGAGTTCAATCTGTAAACTTTTTCATGGGAAACCAAAGGGAACAAGTTGGTGAGTTAGGTGCAGGAAACATTCCCGCATTATTAGGATTAACTGAAGCTAGAGCAGGAAATACAATTTCATCTGTTAAAGGAATTCCAATGTTTGAAGGAGTCAAATATGTATCAGAACCTGTAGTGCAAGTTGCAATAGAGCCAAAACATCCAAAAGACTTGCCAAAACTTGTCGAGGTTCTCAAACAACTAACAATTGAAGATCCTAACCTTGTAGTAAAAATTGATGAGGAATCTGGCGAAACACTAGTAGCTGGAATGGGTGTGTTACACCTTGATGTAGCTACACATAGAATTCAAGACGCCAAAGTAGAAATTATTACATCTGAGCCGCTTATCAATTACAGAGAAACCGTCAAAGGAACCTGTGAACCAATCATGTCAAAATCTCCAAACAGACACAACAAGATTTTCATGAAAGTAGAACCATTAGAGCCAGCAATTGCACACATGCTTAGAACTGGTGAAATCAGTGACATGAAAGACAAGAAAGTAGTTGCTGACCTTCTAAAGGGTGCCGGATGGGATACTGATACAATTAAGAGAATAATGAAACTAGACCCACGTGGAAATGTAATGATCAACGGAACAAAAGGTGTTCAATTTATTCAAGAGTCCACTGACTCTATTAATTCTGGATTTGAGGAAGTAATGAAAGAGGGTCCACTTTGCAAAGAGCAGATGAGGGATTGCAAATTCATCTTTACTCACTTTGTACCTCACGAAGATACTGCACACCGTGGTCTTTCACAACTAGGACCAGCTTCTCGACGTGCATGTATGGGCGCACTACTAACTGCAGGAACTACAATCTTGGAACCAATGCTTGCAATTGAGGTAAGAGTTCCAACTGACTTGGTAGGAAACGTAGCTACCGTTCTTTCTGGTAAACGTGGTAAGGTACTTGATATGCAACAAAAAGGAGCTGCAAGTATTATCGTTGGCGAAATTCCAGCATCTGAGACATTTACACTTTCTGAAGCAATGAGAGGACAAACAGCAGGACGTGCAACATGGAATACATCCTTTAAGGCATGGACTGAATTACCAAAATCTATTGCTGCAACTGCAATTGCAGAAATCAGAAAGAGAAAAGGATTGGCACCAAATCCTCCTGGAATCGAAGAGTATATCGATAGAGAATAA
- a CDS encoding SIS domain-containing protein, with the protein MKTIEAYEKDVFNQIKFLETFCPQKPLSKIQQKNVMFSGTGDSFVSAMLAEVFSNYQVRSFDPLDLLKNKVIAKNKTVYFVSVSGNTVSNIKATKIAKKSIAITSRPQSRLAKSCNDSIIMKSLTSDVFTAGSITFLETALTCISLVTSLSIPKNPQIFKKALSDAKKSKTGKRIFVLGSEYTYPIAMYCAAKFYEILGYDVHFQRIEQFSHMELFCIHKGDTVIIFEEKNSHNRHLVKNLKSVGLNVIHPTFESKDKISQFLYYVYLSQLFPLFEAKKQGKKECHFILAKKFRNASNQMIY; encoded by the coding sequence GTGAAAACAATAGAAGCATATGAAAAAGATGTTTTTAACCAAATCAAGTTTTTAGAGACATTTTGCCCACAAAAACCTCTTTCTAAAATACAGCAAAAAAATGTCATGTTTTCTGGCACTGGCGATTCTTTTGTATCTGCAATGTTGGCAGAAGTCTTTTCCAATTATCAGGTAAGATCATTTGATCCGCTTGATTTGCTAAAAAACAAAGTCATTGCAAAAAATAAAACCGTCTATTTTGTTTCAGTATCTGGAAATACTGTATCAAACATCAAGGCTACAAAAATTGCAAAAAAATCAATTGCTATCACATCTAGACCTCAAAGTAGACTGGCAAAATCTTGTAATGATTCAATAATCATGAAATCTCTTACCTCTGATGTCTTTACTGCAGGAAGCATTACCTTTTTGGAAACTGCCTTGACATGCATCTCTCTAGTTACGTCTTTATCCATTCCAAAAAATCCTCAAATCTTTAAAAAAGCATTATCTGATGCAAAAAAATCAAAAACTGGAAAGCGAATTTTTGTCTTAGGTTCAGAATACACGTATCCAATTGCAATGTATTGTGCTGCAAAATTTTATGAGATTTTAGGATATGACGTTCATTTTCAGAGAATAGAGCAGTTTTCACATATGGAATTGTTTTGTATCCATAAAGGTGATACCGTGATAATTTTTGAAGAAAAAAATTCTCACAACAGACATCTTGTAAAAAATTTGAAAAGTGTCGGATTAAATGTAATTCATCCTACTTTTGAATCAAAAGACAAGATTTCTCAGTTTCTTTACTATGTGTATCTATCTCAATTATTTCCTCTTTTTGAGGCTAAAAAACAAGGAAAAAAAGAATGTCATTTTATTTTAGCAAAAAAATTTCGTAACGCAAGTAATCAAATGATCTACTGA